From the genome of Candidozyma auris chromosome 2, complete sequence, one region includes:
- the RPS16A gene encoding 40S ribosomal protein uS9, with product MSTPSVQTFGKKKTATAVAHVKAGKGLIKVNGSPITLVEPEILRFKVYEPLTLAGLDKFQNIDIRVKVTGGGHVSQVYAIRQAIAKGLVAYHQKYVDEASKNELKKIFSSFDKTLLVADARRMEPKKFGGRGARARFQKSYR from the exons ATGTCCACTCCATCTGTCCAG ACTTTTggtaagaagaagactgcTACCGCCGTTGCCCACGTCAAGGCCGGTAAGGGTTTGATTAAGGTCAACGGTTCCCCAATCACCCTTGTTGAGCCAGAGATCTTGCGTTTCAAGGTATACGAGCCATTGACTTTGGCCGGTTTGGACAAGTTCCAGAACATCGACATCAGAGTGAAGGTCACCGGTGGTGGTCACGTCTCTCAGGTGTACGCCATCAGACAGGCCATTGCCAAGGGCTTGGTTGCTTACCACCAGAAATACGTTGACGAGGCCTCCAAGAacgagttgaagaagatcttctcctctttcGACAAGACCTTGTTGGTTGCTGATGCCAGAAGAAtggagccaaagaagttcGGTGGTCGTGGTGCCAGAGCCAGATTCCAGAAGTCTTACCGTTAA
- the RPL13 gene encoding 60S ribosomal protein eL13: MAIAKNQPILKNHFRKHWQERVRVHLDQAGKKVSRRQARAAKAARVAPKPVDLLRPVVRCPTIKYNRKVRAGRGFTLAEVKAAGLTPKYARTVGIAVDHRRQNRSQETFELNVARLNEYKSKLVVFDKTTQAAGEQVSVPAAFPITQAAPESAPRAVEVPEKTAYETLRAAQNKKKYKGIRDKRAKEKAEAEADKKKK; this comes from the coding sequence ATGGCTATCGCTAAGAACCAAccaatcttgaagaaccaCTTCAGAAAGCACTGGCAGGAACGTGTCAGAGTGCACTTGGACCAGGCCGGCAAGAAGGTTTCCAGACGTCAGGCTAGAGCCGCCAAGGCCGCCAGAGTTGCCCCAAAGCCAGTTGATCTTTTGAGACCAGTGGTGAGATGTCCTACCATCAAGTACAACAGAAAGGTCAGAGCCGGCAGAGGTTTCACTTTGGCTGAGGTGAAAGCTGCTGGTTTGACTCCAAAGTACGCCAGAACCGTTGGTATTGCCGTGGACCACAGAAGACAGAACCGTTCGCAGGAAACCTTCGAGCTCAACGTTGCCAGATTGAACGAATACAAGTCTAAGTTGGTTGTGTTCGACAAGACGACCCAGGCTGCTGGTGAGCAGGTTTCTGTTCCAGCTGCTTTCCCAATTACCCAGGCTGCCCCAGAGTCTGCTCCAAGAGCCGTTGAGGTTCCTGAGAAGACCGCCTACGAGACCTTGAGAGCTGCccagaacaagaagaagtacaagGGTATCAGAGACAAGAGagccaaggagaaggctGAGGCTGAGgctgacaagaagaagaaataa
- a CDS encoding mRNA splicing protein SPP382, translating to MSKSFGLSFTKSSKSAYNDQGTKQVETGSFPSMTMAIRDEYSDLEESDDEPAIQAPEEPIDSSGSQYNKYGIGAKLLMKMGFKEGQGLGAKQEGIVKPIETRLRPRGLGVGGIKEKAGDEVTKEPQDVKFLDRSARERALEDLRGKYSLVIDRFRSKGIELNSVFESYKRLDLTEECIHKDENTETLRRAYDDLSSLDSAVKALESTVALESAEISTIESMVQESSRSINDNQLLETILEEYDQQQTEDAATQTIRQILKLPSRSEFVSPHLFLTIVQHHVGSHLDPLDHTLMLWCSLVKEVTAQSSIHIGEWDLFIYTLLKPTLERLLATEHFDELHSLLDSWESTPAVINSGLFKEKIFDNLVRPYIEQDLADWDILNSENSHSHCIELSLKLDLNADVLSQIFKPLASRFESFADPGSELWNELRKSDSIQSFYNDGIKRLISHFRAWSDVFALFTSTTKFYSRVTDAIISFIYDECSRAGFEARRDGIWLLLQLTYNSKVFIVDQLEIILSFCVFNILMRDVSKHLQKDPVSLKNHVFDLQEWFHDNCHKTSIFELVQWYFNVFMEKMSVYKKTGRLALGGLPSIDDDPYPGKEVIVRLVNGDHIDAADVRALRSSQLMAVFRDVVADFCFKHGIGFIATDESDNAMNRIYQLTLRNGKVKRCFISDDVLWVESGTRFEPTSVYDIIDLR from the coding sequence ATGTCCAAGTCTTTTGGCCTCTCATTCACAAAGTCTTCGAAATCTGCGTATAATGATCAAGGTACGAAACAAGTTGAAACGGGCTCCTTCCCGTCGATGACAATGGCCATCCGAGATGAGTACTCTGACCTTGAGGAGTCCGACGATGAGCCGGCCATTCAGGCTCCTGAGGAGCCTATTGACTCAAGTGGGAGCCAATATAATAAGTATGGTATTGGTGCTAAGCTTCTCATGAAGATGGGATTTAAGGAGGGTCAAGGTTTGGGTGCTAAACAAGAGGGTATAGTGAAACCAATTGAAACAAGGCTCCGACCTCGTGGATTGGGTGTTGGTGGAATTAAGGAGAAGGCTGGCGATGAAGTTACTAAGGAGCCCCAAGATGTCAAGTTTCTCGATAGGAGCGCAAGGGAGCGTGCACTTGAGGACTTACGTGGAAAGTACTCATTGGTCATCGATAGATTTCGCTCCAAGGGGATTGAATTGAACAGCGTATTTGAAAGCTACAAAAGGCTTGACCTAACTGAGGAGTGTATTCACAAAGACGAAAATACAGAGACTCTACGAAGAGCTTACGATGATCTTCTGCTGCTAGACTCTGCTGTGAAGGCACTAGAGTCTACTGTTGCACTAGAGAGTGCGGAGATATCGACAATTGAGTCTATGGTTCAAGAATCTTCTCGAAGCATAAATGAcaatcaacttctcgaaACGATTCTAGAAGAGTATGATCAGCAGCAGACAGAGGACGCAGCAACCCAGACCATCCGGCAAATCCTTAAGCTTCCAAGTCGTTCCGAGTTTGTGCTGCCTCACCTATTTCTTACCATTGTGCAGCATCACGTAGGAAGCCATTTAGATCCATTAGATCATACACTCATGCTCTGGTGTCTGCTTGTAAAAGAAGTAACTGCGCAGCTGTCAATACACATTGGAGAATGGGACCTTTTTATCTATACTTTGCTCAAACCCACACTTGAGCGCTTGCTCGCCACTGAGcattttgatgagttgCATTCACTTCTAGATTCTTGGGAATCAACACCTGCTGTCATTAACTCCGGCTTATTCAAGGAAAAAATATTTGACAATCTCGTACGTCCTTACATCGAGCAGGATCTCGCAGACTGGGATATTCTTAATAGTGAAAATTCTCACTCGCATTGTATTGAGCTTTCGTTAAAGCTCGATCTCAACGCTGATGTACTCTCTCAGATTTTCAAACCACTCGCATCAAGATTTGAGCTGTTTGCCGACCCTGGTAGTGAACTTTGGAATGAGCTTAGGAAGAGTGATAGTATTCAGTCGTTTTATAATGACGGCATTAAACGTCTTATTTCCCACTTCCGAGCGTGGTCTGATGTCTTTGCATTGTTCACACTGACTACGAAATTCTATTCTCGCGTTACTGATGCCATAATTTCATTCATTTACGATGAATGCTCTCGAGCTGGTTTTGAGGCAAGACGTGACGGTATATGGCTTCTCTTGCAATTGACGTATAATAGCAAAGTTTTTATCGTTGACCAGCTTGAAATTATTCTTCTGTTTTGCGTTTTCAACATTTTGATGCGAGATGTATCCAAGcatttgcaaaaagatCCAGTCTCATTGAAGAATCACGTATTCGATTTACAAGAATGGTTTCACGACAACTGTCACAAGACTCTGATCTTCGAGCTCGTTCAATGGTATTTTAATGTGTTTATGGAAAAGATGAGCGTCTATAAAAAGACAGGTCGTCTCGCTTTGGGTGGCCTTCCGagcattgatgatgaccCTTATCCTGGAAAAGAAGTAATTGTACGTCTTGTGAACGGTGATCATATTGATGCTGCAGACGTTAGAGCGCTTCGACTGTCTCAACTTATGGCTGTCTTTCGAGATGTAGTCGCCGATTTCTGCTTCAAGCACGGTATCGGATTCATCGCCACTGACGAGCTGGATAATGCCATGAACAGGATCTACCAATTGACATTGAGAAACGGCAAAGTGAAGAGATGTTTCATTTCTGATGATGTACTATGGGTTGAATCAGGAACAAGATTTGAGCCGACGAGTGTTTATGACATTATCGACTTGAGGTAG
- the RPP1A gene encoding ribosomal protein P1, with protein MSTESALSYAALILADSGLEISADKLATLTAKADVQVEPIWTEIFARALEGKDLKELFFNIQAAPAAGAAAAGAGAAAAGGAEEAAAEEKEEEAKEESDDDMGFGLFD; from the coding sequence ATGTCTACTGAATCCGCTTTGTCCTACGCCGCCTTGATCTTGGCTGACTCCGGTCTCGAGATCTCCGCCGACAAGTTGGCCACTTTGACCGCCAAGGCTGACGTGCAAGTCGAGCCCATCTGGACTGAGATCTTCGCCAGAGCCTTGGAGGGCaaggacttgaaggagttgttcttcaacattcAGGCTGCccctgctgctggtgccgctgctgccggtgctggtgctgctgctgccggTGGTGCTgaggaggctgctgctgaggagaaggaagaggaggccaaggaggAGTCTGACGACGACATGGGCTTCGGTTTGTTCGACTAA
- the CDC73 gene encoding Cdc73p, whose protein sequence is MDSIKHLRKATIGDKPIEFFKGDEKTESIKEATHASFGDEHKFSLDELTNFYNEDERQPLRAVIFCWMHDKSSIVDYKNACLENGIPDFKFLVKAELTTWLNGSSDSCQFVKKDESSDKTDGAGGVENEKKRKLEDPQMARIEEYQQDSVDHNSALRGTKNINFKSLLSDAKRFASQLKRSKPSKSQVNGSDAAASKKSPIIIVSPATTALLSLANIKDFLENSRFVEPNVNTMKRPETGVVTINHESDRLAPAAHSIMVVDNVDMFTKPEYWDRVIAIFTTGQAWQFAKYKYSKPEVLFQKYPGFYVAYQNDVVPKQIKDWNVNVVRVDRGEKRFRDKMIVRDLWLHLERILISRQYGAQE, encoded by the coding sequence ATGGACTCCATAAAGCACTTGAGAAAGGCCACGATTGGCGACAAGCCAATAGAATTTTTCAAGGGAGACGAGAAGACAGAGAGCATCAAGGAAGCCACACACGCAAGTTTTGGTGATGAGCACAAGTTTCTGTTAGACGAGCTCACCAATTTTTacaatgaagatgaacgCCAGCCACTTCGAGCTGTTATATTCTGCTGGATGCACGACAAGTCGTCTATTGTTGACTACAAGAATGCCTGTTTAGAAAACGGTATACCTGACTTCAAGTTCTTAGTGAAGGCAGAGTTGACCACTTGGTTGAATGGAAGTTCCGACAGTTGTCAGTTTGTgaaaaaagatgaaagTTCCGACAAAACTGATGGGGCTGGTGGTGTAgagaatgagaagaagagaaaattggaAGACCCCCAGATGGCCCGTATTGAGGAGTACCAGCAAGACTCTGTGGATCATAACTCGGCGTTGCGAGGAACTAAGAATATAAATTTCAAAAGTCTTTTATCGGACGCGAAGCGTTTTGCTTCACAGTTAAAAAGAAGTAAACCTCTGAAATCACAGGTCAATGGTTCAGATGCCGCTGCAAGCAAGAAGCTGCCAATCATCATTGTATCCCCGGCTACTACTGCATTACTATCGCTCGCCAACATTAAAGACTTTTTGGAAAACAGCCGGTTTGTGGAACCTAACGTGAATACCATGAAAAGGCCAGAGACTGGCGTTGTAACAATTAATCATGAATCGGACAGATTGGCTCCTGCGGCCCACTCCATCATGGTCGTGGACAACGTCGACATGTTTACCAAACCAGAGTACTGGGACAGAGTAATCGCTATTTTTACAACAGGCCAAGCATGGCAATTTGCAAAGTACAAATACTCCAAGCCTGAGGTATTGTTTCAAAAGTACCCTGGTTTTTATGTTGCGTATCAAAACGATGTTGTGCCGAAGCAAATCAAAGATTGGAACGTGAATGTTGTGAGGGTGGATCGTGGTGAAAAAAGATTCAGAGATAAGATGATCGTGAGAGACTTGTGGCTTCATTTGGAAAGAATTCTTATCAGCAGACAATACGGGGCCCAAGAGTAA
- the XOG1 gene encoding glucan 1,3-beta-glucosidase, whose product MKLFNLLSLATSALAATTFRRGNNKGVNWDYENKLVQGVNLGGWFVLEPYITPSLFKDCVGTVPVDEYHYTKSLGKDEAKKRLQQHWDTWYTEDDFKAIADAGLNTVRIPIGYWAYDLLDDDPYVQGQDYYLERAIGWARKHGLAVWIDLHGAPGSQNGFDNSGLRDQIEFQTDENIALTLTALQKIFDKYGGSDYEDVVSGIQLLNEPLGPSADMNQLKNFYYWGYNNMRSVSYNNVIIHDAFMQTDGYWDSFMNVKDGYWKVVLDHHHYQVFSAGELAMDINKHIETACSWGPKHQKEYHWNVIGEWSAALTDCAFWLNGVGRGARWSGDYDNSPKYGSCDPYTSATTWTDEHKKNVRKYLEAQLDAYSTASGWIFWNWKCEDAVDWDMSELIKIGVFPQPLNDRQYPNQCVYS is encoded by the coding sequence ATGAAGCTTTTTAATTTGCTCTCCCTCGCTACCTCGGCGTTGGCTGCAACTACCTTCAGAAGAGGCAACAACAAAGGCGTCAACTGGGACTACGAAAACAAATTGGTCCAGGGCGTCAACTTGGGCGGTTGGTTCGTTCTCGAGCCCTATATAACGCCGtctctcttcaaggacTGTGTGGGCACTGTCCCTGTGGATGAATACCACTACACTAAGTCTCTCGGCAAAGATGAggccaaaaagagattgcAACAGCACTGGGATACATGGTACACTGAAGACGACTTCAAGGCCATTGCTGACGCTGGCCTCAACACTGTGAGAATTCCCATTGGCTACTGGGCCTACGATCTTTTGGACGACGACCCTTACGTCCAGGGTCAGGACTACTACTTGGAGAGGGCCATTGGCTGGGCCCGCAAGCACGGCTTGGCTGTCTGGATCGACTTGCACGGTGCTCCAGGCTCCCAGAACGGGTTTGACAACTCTGGCTTGAGAGACCAAATTGAGTTTCAGACCGACGAGAACATTGCCCTCACTCTTACTGCATTGCAAAAGATTTTCGACAAGTATGGTGGCTCCGACTACGAAGATGTTGTGAGCGGTATCCAGCTCTTGAATGAGCCTCTTGGTCCTTCTGCTGACATGAACCAGCTCAAAAACTTCTACTACTGGGGCTACAACAACATGAGATCTGTTTCGTACAACAATGTCATTATCCATGATGCTTTCATGCAGACCGACGGCTACTGGGACAGTTTCATGAACGTCAAGGACGGCTACTGGAAGGTTGTGCTTGATCACCACCACTACCAGGTGTTCTCTGCCGGTGAACTTGCCATGgacatcaacaagcacaTTGAGACTGCTTGCAGCTGGGGCCCCAAGCACCAGAAAGAGTATCACTGGAATGTGATTGGTGAGTGGTCTGCTGCTCTCACTGACTGTGCATTCTGGTTGAATGGTGTTGGTCGTGGTGCTCGCTGGTCTGGTGACTACGACAACTCTCCAAAGTACGGCTCTTGTGATCCATACACCAGTGCTACCACCTGGACTGACGaacacaagaagaacgTGCGTAAGTACCTTGAGGCCCAACTTGACGCCTACTCGACCGCCAGCGGTTGGATCTTCTGGAACTGGAAGTGTGAGGATGCTGTGGACTGGGACATGTCagagttgatcaagatcGGCGTTTTCCCCCAGCCATTGAACGACAGACAGTATCCTAACCAGTGCGTCTACTCCTAA
- a CDS encoding protein kinase regulatory subunit, which translates to MTFSASQVQQWSQEAFRTLERARELSSSAQAVLESTAHILSDQLPKKVQAATLEMDHIKDQHANIAALVEHLRVQVNDGLIGSHRAAREKQLEPVMASLDDVLAQLRDTTVPEELLSNEVADKSSYKHLSDFIADDEINILKKNISIYLENAEKAHKLLTSRLDELLKIYHKISRKYSRLVKAYDASVAGVAMLLRFAAMTQSPPKEQSNLIRDILRENSSLEQELVSLLEMLTNHYDQCSIAVNLLHSNGDTRDVNYEVLQADTAELPHVLREFSAIHDIIMNNETRAAKLVESKLPPINSFLEASRTLSNLNTTFKNEQITGFVLLLLRLEEVLRSCSIEVSDTSTKSVIELYTDVISQLLHHFTQFLATFKSQYITELHYEQYVYPRKYVKVLDDFLHGPLLELEEEERARRAQWLSKYGDFIPKELLLPGLQNQPCVVRVTTEGLEMLQSERAEENEAHLLSLLKRTRQRARSSETGAEGRETHRKESI; encoded by the coding sequence ATGACCTTTTCGGCGCTGCAAGTTCAGCAATGGTCCCAAGAGGCATTTCGAACCCTCGAGCGAGCTAGagagctttcttcatctgctCAGGCAGTGCTTGAGTCCACCGCTCACATACTTAGCGATCAGCTACCGAAGAAGGTGCAAGCAGCAACGTTGGAAATGGACCACATCAAGGACCAACACGCGAATATCGCAGCATTGGTAGAGCATCTACGAGTGCAAGTGAATGACGGTCTCATTGGCTCTCACAGAGCTGCTAGAGAAAAGCAATTGGAGCCTGTAATGGCAAGCCTAGATGACGTTCTAGCGCAATTGCGAGACACAACAGTAccagaagagcttcttaGTAATGAGGTTGCGGATAAAAGCAGCTACAAGCACTTGAGTGACTTTATAGCCGACGACGAAATCAACattctcaagaaaaatATCAGCATATATTTGGAAAACGCCGAGAAGGCCCACAAGCTTCTCACGCTGCGACTAGACGAGCTACTAAAGATCTACCATAAGATTTCAAGGAAGTACTCGCGTTTGGTGAAAGCTTATGACGCCTCTGTAGCAGGTGTTGCCATGCTTCTcagatttgcagccatgaCACAGTCGCCACCAAAGGAGCAGAGCAACTTGATTCGTGACATACTTCGAGAGAATAGTTCACTAGAGCAGGAACTCGTGTCCTTGCTTGAAATGCTTACTAATCACTACGATCAATGTTCTATTGCTGTGAATCTTCTACATTCCAACGGGGACACTCGCGATGTCAATTATGAGGTGCTTCAGGCGGATACCGCCGAATTACCCCATGTTTTGCGAGAGTTTTCTGCAATTCACGACATTATAATGAACAACGAAACGAGAGCGGCTAAGCTCGTAGAGCTGAAACTTCCTCCGATCAATAGTTTTCTTGAAGCCTCCCGTACGCTCTCGAATTTGAATAccactttcaagaatgaACAAATCACTGGCTTTGTGCTCCTTCTATTGCGACTTGAAGAGGTCTTGAGACTGTGTCTGATCGAAGTTTCTGACACTTCCACTAAACTGGTTATTGAACTATACACAGACGTTATAAGTCAGCTTTTGCATCACTTCACTCAATTTCTCGCCACCTTCAAACTGCAATACATTACCGAGCTTCATTACGAGCAGTATGTATATCCAAGGAAGTATGTCAAGGTACtcgatgattttcttcacgGACCACTTTTGgaattggaagaagaagaacgGGCtagaagagctcaatggcTATCGAAGTATGGCGACTTCATCCCAAAAGAGCTTTTGCTTCCAGGCTTGCAAAATCAACCTTGCGTGGTGCGAGTAACTACCGAGGGTCTCGAAATGCTACAGTCGGAaagagcagaagaaaatgaagctCATCTACTTCTGTTGCTCAAAAGAACAAGGCAACGAGCAAGAAGCAGTGAGACAGGGGCAGAAGGTCGAGAGACCCACAGAAAGGAATCGATATGA
- the MST1 gene encoding threonine--tRNA ligase MST1 translates to MLLGRRLFVSRRIQSFSTSLATHNQPSTDPISSTQANHVISNKQLLYTTDRLTPGSIFFLPHGTRIFNKLVNFMKNQQTKYGFQEVISPLIYKNELWKQSGHWDNYKEDMFKVVGNDLSKEAIVEEGCRGHEDQHEYGLKPMNCPGHCLIFSKFDKSYSELPVRYSDFSSLHRNEASGALSGLTRVRRFHQDDGHIFCTLQQIHSEITNTINLIKDTYGVFGIDSAEIEFFLSTRPEKYIGEIETWDEAENQLRDVLNATAGHDGWQIREQDGAFYGPKIDILLKDAFDKKLQVGTIQLDFQLPSRFALQYTDKSGQKEQPIMIHRAVFGSLERFFAILLDHYQGAWPFWLNPRQALIVPVSEKHVEAAKDLQKQISGDIAFSDSVAPITGYNFYVDIDSRDESVGTRIKDAVQKKYSYILMIGDKDIEKGTVAVRTRESRKVSNMTPKELKELFVALERNYK, encoded by the coding sequence ATGTTGCTAGGACGTAGGCTATTCGTCCTGCGACGTATAcaaagcttctccacatcTTTGGCCACTCATAATCAGCCGTCTACGGATCCGATCTCGTCTACTCAAGCCAATCATGTCATCTCCAATAAACAGCTACTATACACCACAGACCGTCTTACACCAGGTCtgatctttttcttgcctcATGGTACCAGGATATTTAATAAGCTtgtcaatttcatgaaaaaCCAACAAACCAAGTATGGCTTCCAGGAAGTGATATCCCCTTTGATCTACAAGAATGAGCTCTGGAAGCAATCCGGCCATTGGGACAATTATAAGGAGGACATGTTCAAAGTAGTCGGAAATGATCTTTCCAAGGAGGCGATCGTGGAGGAAGGATGTCGTGGGCATGAAGATCAGCATGAATATGGTCTCAAGCCGATGAATTGTCCGGGCCATTGCTTGATATTCTCAAAATTCGATAAATCGTACAGTGAGCTTCCTGTCAGATACTCTGACTTCCTGTCATTACATAGAAACGAGGCCAGTGGCGCATTATCTGGTCTAACTAGAGTACGAAGATTCCATCAAGACGATGGCCACATCTTCTGCACATTGCAACAGATTCATAGTGAGATTACAAACACTATAAATCTTATCAAGGACACATATGGCGTCTTTGGCATTGACTCTGCTGAAAtcgagttcttcttgagtaCCAGACCTGAAAAATACATAGGTGAGATTGAAACCTGGGATGAGGCTGAGAATCAATTGAGAGATGTGTTGAATGCCACAGCCGGTCATGATGGCTGGCAAATTCGTGAGCAAGACGGTGCATTCTACGGCCCAAAGATTGACATCTTACTAAAGGATGCCtttgacaagaagcttcaagTCGGTACCATTCAATTGGATTTTCAACTTCCTTCTCgttttgctcttcaataCACTGACAAGTCTGGTCAAAAGGAGCAGCCAATTATGATTCATAGGGCGGTTTTCGGCTCTCTAGAACGATTCTTTGCAATTTTGTTGGATCATTATCAGGGAGCATGGCCTTTCTGGCTTAATCCTAGACAGGCCCTAATAGTTCCGGTATCTGAAAAGCATGTTGAGGCAGCGAAAGACCTACAAAAACAGATCTCTGGTGATATTGCATTTAGTGACTCTGTTGCTCCAATCACAGGCTATAATTTCTACGTTGATATTGATTCTAGAGATGAAAGTGTTGGTACAAGAATCAAAGACGctgttcaaaaaaagtatTCCTATATCTTGATGATAGGTGACAAGGACATAGAAAAAGGAACAGTGGCAGTAAGGACCAGAGAAAGCCGAAAGGTACTGAACATGACACCCAAAGAGTTGAaagagctttttgttgCACTTGAGAGGAACTATAAGTAA